A window of the Dioscorea cayenensis subsp. rotundata cultivar TDr96_F1 chromosome 14, TDr96_F1_v2_PseudoChromosome.rev07_lg8_w22 25.fasta, whole genome shotgun sequence genome harbors these coding sequences:
- the LOC120275684 gene encoding DEAD-box ATP-dependent RNA helicase 20-like: MNPFDVRYGDPNSYRDRRSDLMRPPVGAPMGGGGMGFTAAGRGGSAPFAGPLGPGFSAGRDMDRGPMGRGRGGFMDPGFSGFGPGGVRGHRDFDAGKGGSSGRDGCRGGRGGGGRGRGSGRVFDGGRGGGRGGSRDFGKSRDELDSVALPKQDFQDLIHFEKNFYVESPSVQAMSEQEVVFYRRSRDITVEGRDVPKPIRSFSEANFPEYCLQAIAKCGFVEPTPIQSQGWPMALKGRDLIGIAETGSGKTLAYLLPALVHVNAQSRLAHGDGPIVLVLAPTRELAVQIQEEAIKFGSHSNVRCTCVYGGAPKGPQIRDLKRGVEIVIATPGRLIDMLEACHTNLRRVTYLVLDEADRMLDMGFEPQIRKIVSQIRPDRQTLYWSATWPREVEALARQFLHNPYKVIIGSPVLKANQSINQIVEVMSEHEKYPRLIKLLGELMDGSRILVFLETKKGCDQVTRKLRMDGWPALSIHGDKAQAERDWVLSEFKSGNSPIMTATDVAARGLDVKDIKCVINYDFPTSLEDYVHRIGRTGRAGAKGTAFTFFTHSNAKFARELSKILQEAGQMVSPALSTIVRSSGATAGGSRGNFRSRGRGYGNRSTISGSNMTPLGHSRPW; encoded by the exons ATGAATCCCTTCGACGTGAGATATGGAGACCCTAATTCCTACAGAGATCGGAGAAG TGATCTAATGCGGCCGCCGGTTGGGGCACCGATGGGCGGCGGTGGTATGGGGTTCACGGCCGCTGGCCGTGGTGGAAGCGCGCCGTTTGCAGGTCCTCTTGGTCCGGGGTTCTCAGCTGGTAGAGATATGGACCGTGGTCCAATGGGTAGAGGTCGAGGTGGTTTTATGGATCCAGGTTTTTCTGGTTTTGGTCCTGGTGGAGTTCGGGGACATAGAGATTTTGATGCTGGGAAAGGCGGCAGCAGTGGTAGAGATGGGTGCCGTGGTGGCAGAGGTGGTGGCGGACGTGGGAGAGGGTCTGGAAGGGTCTTTGATGGTGGACGAGGAGGGGGACGGGGTGGTAGTAGAGATTTTGGGAAGTCTCGGGACGAGCTGGATAGCGTTGCTCTTCCTAAGCAGGATTTCCAGGATcttattcattttgaaaagaatTTTTATGTTGAGAGTCCTTCTGTGCAGGCAATGTCGGAGCAGGAAGTTGTGTTTTATCGCAGGTCCCGGGATATCACAGTGGAAGGACGTGATGTTCCAAAACCTATTAGGTCCTTTAGTGAGGCGAATTTTCCAG AATACTGTCTTCAGGCAATTGCTAAATGTGGTTTTGTGGAACCAACACCTATTCAATCTCAGGGATGGCCTATGGCTCTAAAGGGAAGAGATTTGATTGGTATTGCAGAGACTGGTTCTGGAAAAACACTCGCATATCTGTTGCCTGCATTGGTTCATGTAAATGCACAGTCCCGATTAG CTCATGGTGATGGCCCTATTGTGTTGGTCTTAGCGCCCACAAGGGAACTGGCTGTTCAGATACAGGAAGAAGCTATCAAGTTTGGATCACATTCAAATGTTAGGTGCACGTGTGTCTATGGTGGCGCTCCAAAGGGACCACAGATTCGTGACCTTAAAAGAG GTGTTGAAATTGTCATTGCAACACCTGGTCGACTGATCGATATGCTGGAAGCTTGCCATACAAATTTGAGAAGGGTAACTTATCTTGTTCTGGATGAAGCTGATCGAATGTTGGACATGGGATTTGAACCTCAGATAAGAAAAATTGTTTCACaa ATCCGGCCTGACAGACAAACTTTATATTGGAGTGCTACATGGCCAAGAGAAGtggaggctttggcaaggcaaTTTTTACACAACCCTTATAAG GTCATAATTGGATCTCCTGTCCTTAAAGCAAATCAATCAATTAACCAAATTGTTGAAGTTATGTCTGAGCATGAGAAGTACCCCAG ATTAATTAAATTACTGGGTGAATTGATGGATGGAAGCCGGATTCTAGTGTTTCTTGAAACAAAGAAAGGATGTGATCAAGTTACCCGGAAACTGAGGATGGACGGATGGCCTGCTTTATCTATCCATGGTGATAAAGCTCAAGCTGAACGAGACTGGGTTCTTTCAGAGTTTAAAAGTGGCAATAGTCCGATAATGACTGCCACTGATGTGGCGGCACGTGGTCTTG ATGTCAAAGACATTAAATGCGTGATCAATTATGATTTTCCAACAAGTCTTGAGGATTATGTACACAGGATAGGCCGAACCGGGCGGGCAGGCGCTAAGGGCACTGCCTTCACTTTCTTCACACATTCAAATGCCAAGTTTGCGCGGGAACTGAGCAAGATCCTTCAGGAGGCTGGTCAGATGGTCAGTCCTGCATTGTCCACAATAGTTAGATCCAGTGGTGCTACGGCgggag GTTCTCGAGGTAATTTCCGGTCAAGGGGCAGAGGCTATGGCAATCGTTCAACGATATCTGGATCGAACATGACCCCGCTTGGACATAGTCGGCCTTGGTGA
- the LOC120276429 gene encoding uncharacterized protein LOC120276429 produces MLKIGCSSSSYKFSNIKYVVLLVIGVPALIFSLYLHGQKISYFLRPLWQSPPKAFNDIPHYYHENVSMKELCQLHGWTARDTPRRVFDAVLFSNEIDILAIRWNELYPYVSEFIILESNSTFTGVKKPLFFAENRHLFKSFDSKLTYGTVGGRFVRGENPFVEEAYQRIALDQLIRIAGIRDDDLLIMSDVDEIPSGHTINLLRWCDDIPEILHLRLRNYLYSFEFFIDNNSWRASVHRYRPGKTRYGHFRRTDSILSDSGWHCSFCFRYIPDFIFKMKAYSHVDRVRFNYFLNPSRIQDVICRGKDLFDMLPEEYTFRDLIGKMGPIPHSYSAVNLPKYLIQNADKYRFLLPGNCKRENAYSYQSS; encoded by the coding sequence ATGTTGAAGATTGGATGCAGTTCTTCTTCTTACAAGTTTTCTAATATCAAATATGTAGTGCTTCTTGTCATCGGTGTTCCGGCATTGATCTTCAGTCTATATCTTCATGGCCAAAAGATATCTTACTTTCTCCGGCCACTGTGGCAATCCCCTCCAAAGGCATTCAATGATATACCTCACTATTACCATGAGAATGTTTCAATGAAGGAACTCTGCCAGCTTCATGGATGGACAGCTCGCGATACGCCCCGCCGTGTTTTCGATGCGGTGCTCTTCAGCAATGAGATTGACATTCTTGCTATTCGGTGGAATGAGCTTTACCCATATGTATCAGAATTTATCATTCTCGAATCCAATTCGACATTCACCGGTGTCAAGAAGCCTCTTTTCTTCGCGGAGAATCGGCATTTGTTCAAGTCATTTGATTCTAAACTCACTTATGGCACAGTAGGTGGAAGGTTTGTGAGGGGCGAGAACCCTTTCGTCGAGGAAGCATATCAGAGGATAGCACTGGACCAGCTCATCAGGATTGCCGGCATTCGTGATGATGATTTGCTGATAATGTCCGATGTTGATGAGATTCCGAGTGGCCACACGATCAACCTGCTTAGATGGTGTGATGATATTCCTGAGATACTTCACCTGAGGCTCCGAAACTATCTTTATTCATTCGAGTTCTTTATTGACAACAACAGTTGGAGAGCCTCAGTTCATCGGTATCGGCCTGGTAAGACACGATACGGACATTTTCGTCGTACTGATAGCATATTGTCGGACTCTGGTTGGCACTGCAGCTTTTGTTTCCGCTACATTCCCGACTTCATTTTTAAGATGAAGGCATACAGTCATGTTGATCGTGTTCGGTTCAATTACTTCTTGAATCCGTCGAGAATTCAGGATGTGATTTGTCGAGGAAAAGACTTGTTTGATATGCTTCCAGAGGAGTACACTTTCAGGGATTTAATTGGGAAGATGGGGCCGATACCGCACTCGTATTCTGCAGTCAATCTTCCCAAGTATTTAATCCAGAATGCCGATAAATATCGGTTTCTACTGCCTGGTAATTGCAAACGAGAAAATGCATATAGCTATCAAAGTAGTTGA